CTGGAGTCTCGAGGCCCGCGCTTGTGAAGGCCTAGTTCCAGGAAAGGCCCAATCAGAAGTAGCCCAGAAACACGGGCGGTGCAGCTAGTAGGAACGCAAAGGTAATCCCCACGCCGTCGGCGGACAGTCCACGTGCAAGGAAGGCCACATGACCTGACCTGTCAGCACTTGTAGAACAGGAGGAGGATCTGTTCACCCCAGGAAGGTGAGAATCCAGCTCGGTTCCTGCGCTTTGGCGCCTAGCTACTCCTACGTGGGCCTGGGCTCCCCTCCCGGGTAAACAACGCCGCAGATAGATGTCTCCGTCTGCAGCCAAGTACGACGCACAGACTGCACGTTCTCCCGATAGCGAACTGTTTGTTGTCTGCGCATACGCTTCCCGTCTGCTCTCCTTATCTTGTGCCATTATATGTATTTTTTTGGGGGCAAAATCGAGAGCTTCTATCCATTCGTAAACAGCAGGTTACAATCCTCGGCCGCTGCCTCCAACAACCAAGGAAACTACATAAGGAAACTTTGAACAAAGATCAGCTAGAGAGTTTGCCTCCCGTCTAATCCATCTCACTTCAAAAGAAACAAGAGACCTGCTAAGCTCTCTAATCTCATGCCAAAGAGCAGCAATACTCGACCTATCAGCCTCCGTCGTCCACTGCGGGCATACATGTGGTGATACAGGCCCGACCAGCACGGCGGACCCAGTCGGTGACCCTAGTGGCTCGCTGCCCTACAAGGTAGGCTAATGGATGCAGCTCGACCCCATCGAGTCCAGACCAGCCACACAACCGGGTCGCTCTGCTGATCAGGAAGGAGATGGCGATGCTCTCTCGACCGGTCTCGGCCGATGATAAGATCGATGATGCACATGTGACGCTGGATCACTGATGATACTTACCTAACGTCGCGGCGCAAATGCTGGGGCTCCCCGCTCCTGATGCCTGGACGTGCGGGCGTGGCAATTGATCACTCCCCCCTCGGAGGCGCGGCTTCTTCCAAATGCAGCTCAGTACTGGAGCGACCCATTTCCAAGCTCCAACGAACGCAGTGCAGGAACGGCATCATGCTCTCTCGGTAGCTAGATATCTGCATGCGTGTGCTTTCCTTCTCCGTGGATTAAGCTGAGCGATCGATCGATCCATCAGCTTTAATCTCCGCGAGAAGTGTCGATTCTGTCCATGCGCGCGCTATGCTGCTATCGAACCAATAAGGCAATAAGGCCGCGGCCGACAGGACGGTGGTTTTCCATTCCATCATGGATGGTTCTGATTCAAGATCGATGCATGTCAGGGCCGGCGCCATACCTAAAACGGTCGACCCCCAACTCGGTGTGGTTGGAAGGTCGGCTGCCGGATGCCTTCTTGCTTGCTCTGGACAAGGGCCACGTACCGCAACAGTACGCTCTCGATCATCTGCTATAAAGCTTGGCACGGCCTTTTTCAAAGCCATGTCTGTGGTGGCGGAACGTACGACCACGCAGTGTCATCTGCGGCTACCCTGTTTCCATCCCCAGCATGCAACTTGTATGCATGAGATCGGATCAGGAAAACCTTCCATCTGCTGGACCACGCCCGGGATCTTAGCCTTGCCGGCCTAGCCGGTGATTGATCTACTCCCATGCACATACAACATGGCGCACTAAACTAACTAAATCTTTGTCTAGCTAGCTCTGCAACAATCTGGGCCTACTACAGCTTAAACAAACCGCAGATGCGCGTAATCATGCGACGGATAGAGCGCAAATTTGGCGAGGGCACCCATGGGCCATGGCCATGACCATGGCACGGTTCCTCATGCCGCAAGCAAGCCGCCATCATCCAACAGTACGGGTAGCGCGACTCAGTGCGCGCGGTACTGATCTGATCTCACCCCCAACCGCGGCGACGACGGGCTATGATGACTTGAGCGGCCGTTTCTGTTGATCGTCATGAGCACGTGGGGTCCGGCCTCCGGTCACTCGCAACTCCCTGCTGAGACGCAGAAGAGTACAAACAATCATGCGTGCATCGGTGCATGGATGCATCAGCATCATCAGTGTCAGCCTCGTCGATGACAGATCTACTATGCATCGGTTTCACAGTGTCCGTTGCACTTGGTATGCGAATGCGATGAACGGTGACGCGAAGATCTCCCGTTCCTCGTACGTGACGGCACGTTGTTCGTGTCACACCTTCCTCATTCTTCCAGAATAGCAGCGCGATTTTCGGTTTCAGAACACGGCATCACGCAGAGGTAACACTGCAAATGTAGCTGCCTTAATTTTTCAGCTACTAGATGGGTGAGACAGTCGTCGAGGTGACCTATTCTAGAGCGAGCAAAAGGCGTCGTCACACATCACCAACATCCTCTCAGGCTCTCAAAGTTCCATTCTACCTGTATAATCGTATCAGTTAAGCTATTAGCTACCAGTACGACATTATTTCCCTGTGGCTAATGATGGTGTCAGCGACATCAACCGGCATGCACAGCACAAAGGTCTCTTTCTCATTTGGAGCCGAGATCGAGCATGATGGGCGGCACTAGCTTGGAGATCCTTGCCTGAAAATGGACGCAGGGAGCCCCGCCATTTATGCGCCGGGCAGCCTTTCGCTCCCTCCTTTTTGCCCGTACTCGATGCTGCGTGccggtgccgcccgccgcccggctctcctcccctctccctcGTCGCCAAGCCACCCAGGTACATTTCTTGGCGCGGGCAAAAGCCAATGGAGAAAGAAATGGGTAGGGTCACGATGCGCCGCCGtacccgcgcgcgtgcccacTAGCCACTAGCTAGCGACGCtcgcgtggccgtggccgtgcgcGGCGTGCGGCGCATGGCGCGCTCTGATCGGAGGGAGTGCGGTGCCCGTGTCAGCCTGTGCACGCCATGTGCGTGGTTTTGGTCTGGTTGGAGTCCCTGTACGTGCGCTCGAGCTCTGTTGCACGGTATGGTCACATTGAGGCGACGCGGCCGGGGACGTGGTTCTCGGCATCCAATTGCTTTGCGGGGGACATCCGGACATGAcaggctcctcctcctcctcccagaCTATATCCTCCTTGAGATCAGTGTCACTCTTGGAGCACGTGCTCCTGTCCAGGATACTTTGCAGGAGGAGTAACTGGCGCCAAACGGCAGGAACAAACACTGTAGCGACGGTACTATAGCAAAAACAGGTGCTGTTAGCACGAGTACTGTTCATGCCGATCTAGCAGTTGACCTTGGGATGGACGACTTTCAAGGGCGGTTCCTCACCCTACAGTACTCGGTGACTTACCTTCAGCAGCAAGTCACTGAATCTCAATCCTACTTTGCAGGCCATTGTACACAATTACACTTACACATACATGGAGTATAGTGTTAGCTAAGTCAAAAGTTTGTTCTTGTTGATGGTCAATTGATCATGGTCAAGCTATCACGACGAGGTATTTCCATGCAAGCGGGTAAAAAAATGGAACGGTCTTTAAATCTTACCCTCCAAATGCTAAACGAGGGTTGCATCTATTTTCCAGAGGCTTCTAAATTTGTTTCAACTTCAGCGATAACTCTTAATTCTAACTTATAATAGAGAGCTCCTTATAGACCTCTGGGAATAGAGAGTGGAGTAGAAAATTTGGAGAACTTCCTTAAAATAAAGGGTCTAAGTAGAAGATCTGCTGGAGTGTGTCTTTTTTATTTTAACTtgtaaattttaaatttaagatattTTATTTCACCCTGTAAATTTTAAATTTGACATAGGAGGCTGTTCAAGTTTTCCACCAACACGCACGCGTAAGGTCGAGTCCTGGTCCCGTCACACAGCACCAACGCTGTACGGTAACCATCAAGTCGCCGGTACAGTACGTAGGCTCGTTCCGCAGACAGGTGGGCCGGGAAAAAGCCCCGCTTCGGATCAGGAGATCAGCAGTGCCCGTGCAGCCCGGCGCGGGCCCATCCTGAGCTGTCTCCCGCGGATGGAGCCCACTTGGCGAGAGCCCATTGCCTGCCTGCCTCCTGCTCTCTAGCTTACCTGAGTAGTGGGGCACCTGATCTTGTCCGTGCCATGCCGTCGTCGTGGTCCTTGGGTTGGTGCTTTGTTTCTAAATAATCTCCATGCTATAAAATGGTAAGAGAGACAGGTCCTGTTGCGGCACCGCGTCCTCCGTAAAGAAGTGCCGGGGGAGCACATGCGGAGAAAGGACCAAGATGGAGACGTGTGCTGATGTTATCCAGAGTGAAAAATAGAAACGGCCAAAGCCCAAGAGTCAATTAGCCAGTGCTTAGAAGCGACATTATTGCAGGTTTATTCTCTGCAATGGTGAGATGTTGGTCCATAATTTGGAAAATGCCCTTGGACAGCAAGGGCACAAAGTAGCTAGCAACTTTTTAGTTTTTTGTTCTGCGAGAAAACTTTTGCAGTTCCTGCGTTTGCCTCCAaagaattggcttcattagatgACAACATCATGAAACAACTCCCTGGATCAGTGGTTTCATCATTAGATTACAACGTGAGTTTACATCCCCAAAGGAAAGGAAGGTTACATGCAGCATGCATCTCTTTGATCTCATTCTGCTGATCTCGTCGCATTAGCTTGTTCATACACACAAGAAAATCATGTAACTGTACTATATTCATTGATATAGCACAAAAAACTGAGAAACGGAAGCAGACGAACCTAACATGATCGAACAAATAAGACCCCACATTAAAGCAGACAATGTTCAGAAACAGCAATCTGGAAATTACAATCGGTGCCCCCCCCCCGCCGGTTCTTGACCATGCCGAGACCAGAAGCCAAGGTTCTTCTTACCGAAACCACCGCAGGCACAGTATCGGACGCCGCAGGGGCAAATCCGTCCGCCCGCGGCGTCCATTTGGATACGAAACcggcaaaagaaaaaaaaaagagaaagagagagcggGGAACAATCGAAGAAGCGCCTCCCCCACCCGCCTCGTGCCGTGCCTCCTCCCCCCGCCGCGggtctcctccctcctcctcctcccccccccctccccccacgcgaccgccaccaccaccacccacaCTCCACGGCACCGCGCCAACCGCGCGCACCCCGCATCAATTgcccctccctccctcgctcGCCGACCGCAGAGGCTTCCTTCCTTCCGTGGGACACTATCGGAAGAAGCAGCAGGTGCGCGCTCGGTACGGTCCACACATGGCGTCGGTGATGCACCGGTCGAGCTCGGACGGCGGGTCGAGCAGCGGGTGgtcggacgcggcggcggcggtctcgGCGGCCGCGGAGGACCGGGCCGGCTGGGAGGTGCGCCCGAGCGGGATGGTCGTGCAGGCGCGGGAGGACGGGGCGccgccgaggccgccgccgccggagatcAGGGTGCGCGTCAAGTACGGCGGCGCGCGACACGAGGTCCCCGTCTCCCCCATTGCCACGTTCTGTGAGTCCTCATCTCGCATTGGCTTTCGTTAAAGCCGCTTTCTCCCTCCATCTAGAGTAGGAGTAACCGCGCTTACTAGTTGATGCTCCATTAACTTggttccctgccgccgccgccgccgatgctTTCAGCTTTCTCTGTAGACGAAGGCAGAAACTGAAAATTCGTTCGTCTTCTCTTCAGATTTGAATTCATTTCAGCGCGTGTTTTCCCCCTTCCTCACTAGGGCGGGTAAAACCGGCAAGGCAGAGCCGCTTGCTTCTTTGCTAATCGCGGCGATTAATCTAATTACCCTACTCAAGTAGTGGGTGAGAACCctttttttcccttctgttttTCAAACACTTTTCTTTTTGTAAAAAGTTGACCTCATGATAGGTTTAAAATTCTTGCTGGTAAAATCGTGGCTTGCACGAGATATTTTATAACAAAAAAAATCTGGGCTCTTGAATTTAATTTGGCTTTTAAAATTCGCCATGAGCTCCGGCGGCGCCGCGTGGAGGAATTAACGCCGCCGCGATGTTAGGGACAGCGAGTGAGACAGAGACTTTTCCTACTCGTATCATTTCCTTCGTAGCATCTCTCTTCTTATTCAACCGGAAAGAAACAAGGCGCCGGGAATATCTCGTAGTACATGCCACATCATCTGCTGAAGATTTTGCTTCGTGAATGGGGGGAAATTCCCTGCTCCAAAATCCAAATCCTTCTGTCCTTGGCCGCCGGCTTCGGTGCCCCGCCACGCGGCCCGAGCGATCCGAAACCACCGGTTTCATTCCTCTCCTGAATCCTGATGAAAATGTGCCTGGAAATCAGTAAATCATCTGATGCTGAAACTTCAAAAAACCCGTGCATAGGAGCGGTAAAACAAAGGTGAATTTAATTCAGCGGAGCCGTACTTGGATGATTCCTTCCGTGAAATCCCGGCATTACTGTCTGCTCCAACGCTAGCCTTCAGGGCGAGGCAAGCGCGGGTACTTAGTCGCGGATCACGAGGCTAATTAATCAACCGGTTTATCTAGTGATCAGTGAAGCTGGGGGCTTGCTTTGCCATCACTCTGCTGGAGGCCGGAGCGGCAACgaggagaggagggaggcgcCTTTCCCCGACAAAGCGACGGGGGCGCTGCCGGTGCGGGATGCGGGGAATCCAGGGGCAGGATGGCTCCCACGTGTACGGGCGGCCCCATCGGACGGCCTGGAGGCGCTCTGGAGACTCGGTTGTCCCGTTGCACCGACGCCTTTGGCTGCAAGTGATCGCCACGCTGCTTCGTTCACTGCGTAGACTGTTGTGTCCTGCAGAGGAAGCCAGGAAGGGGAGCTGTATGCGCGGCACGTTCTAGCATCATCTCTCGTTGAACTCGAGCCCGTGCATGTGTGCTATCCTTTTTAAATCATGCAAGTTTTCTTTTGGAGAATGGGGATGCTCTTGCAAATTTGCAGTGTTTCTATAGCGCAATGCCTCAAAAAAGCTAAGAAAAATGCCTATAATTTTGTTATTTATCAAAAAGAAGTTTCAGTTTTTTGGCAAAATTTTGGCGTCATAAAATGGCAGACCTGGTCGCTAGGATCTGTTACTGAGTGCCACAGACAGAATTCATCGTGGGTGTTAACCATCACCAGCAGAGCAACAAGTACGGAGCAATGCCTGCCGCTAGCTTGAACATTGATCGTACGCGTTAATATCAGCACCAAAATGTTGGTGATGAGAAATTGAGTAGTAGCCAGTAGGCAGTAGAGATCAGGATTAATCAGCTGTACTCCACTGTGCTAACCAATTGCGTGATCCGTGCAGGGCAGCTGAAGAAGCTTCTCGCGTCGAGGACGGGGCTGCAGCCGGCGGACCAGCAGCTGACCTACAAGGGCCGTGCGCGGGGCAACACGGAGTACCTGGACGCGTGCGgcgtgaagaacaagtcgaagcTGGTGCTGGCCGAGGACCCCGCCAGCCTTGAGCGCCGCTACATCGAGCGCCAGAAGAACGCCAAGATCGAGAGCGCGAACCGCGCCATCGGCGCCATCGCGCTCGAGGTCGATAAGCTCGCCGATCAGGTTAGCCTCACCGTTCCTTCTCACCGCTGACCGAAGCTGCTACTTCTGTCAGCGCGGTGGCACTGATTGATGAAAAACTTCAGGCGATTGAAAATTAGCTGGGCTACTAAAAATTAAAATAGTAGGCAGTTTATTTAGAGAGAAACTTATCTAACGTGTTTAATAaagagaaaaaaagagaaagaaggcATGCTGTTTTTGGTGGAGCCATGGTGCCAATCCGTGCTGCTTCGGACATGTAAGCATGGGGTGGGGGTGGCGCATTGAATGGCGAGTTGAGTAATCTGTCCAAGGAATTTGGTGAGCAAATTGATTTTGCATGAATGGATGTCCTGCCGATGTGGTCATGTAGAGCCGAGCAGTGAAATTCCCACATGGTCCCCGAGCCCATTTACTAGAATAGCTAGCCATCCATTCCAACAGGGACACAGCTTGAATCCCTGACAAGGATGTGCTCCTGCAGGGTGTCATTATATTGCTGCTCCTCCGATGACGATGTCGTGATTGTGATAATGCTGATCAGGAGAAATGTTTCCTGCTTTCTTGTCGTAGGTAACCAGCATCGAGAAATCGATCTCCAGAGGGAACAAGGTGGCCGAGGTGCAGATCACGACGCTGATCGAGCTGCTGATGCGGCACGCGGTGAAGCTGGAGAGCATACCTGCAGTCGGGGACTCCTCTTCGCAGAGGAACATTCAGGTACACCTACACTCACTGCAGGGATCAGGCTACTGACTAGCATGAGCATCCAGATTCCAGATCCACACCAGTTTCAGGGGCACCGGTCTATTGGTTGTGGTACAGTAGCAGCAGTGTAGCATTGGTATCTGAAAATATCTGACCTGCTAGTGGCCAAGCAGTGCCATGGCAAGCAGTGCAAATGTTCATGAGATGGGACTGTAGCTGTCTGTCACCTGTCGCCGGCTGGTGAGTGAAGCGTCACAGGTTCCATCAGCTTCTTTCTAGAAAACACTTGGCCCGGGCGCAAGAATTCCCCCTACAGCCTTTTCCCTGTTGCAAGTGTAATGTCAGTCAGGCAACGGCCTTCGGCGCCAGCTAGCTCTGTTCCTAGGATGTTCTATGGTGAATTCAGACGCTAAAGCAGCGGCCTTATCATTCCCTTGGAGGTTTACAAAGAGTGTGTGGCAAGAAACGCAAACTGGCACGACACGAAAGCTAGAAGCCGGGGCTTCGTGGGCATGGATGATTAGAGATATAAAAAGTGCAGAAACTTTTATCATGGTTGTGATGGTGTCTTCATGCCACCTCAAAGATTaggatggggaaattcctttaCATTTTTTTTTGTCTGAAACAATGGCATACTCAAAAAGTTCTCATTCAGCAATCCTTGCACTACAAATGAATGATCTCAGTTACATAGTGCCTCCTAATTCTGACAGGCACATGTTTTGCAGGCGAAGCGGGTGCAGAAGTGTGTGGAGACGCTGGACGTTCTCAAGGTCTCCAACGCGCGGCTGCAGGCCGTCGTGGTGACGACGA
The sequence above is drawn from the Panicum hallii strain FIL2 chromosome 7, PHallii_v3.1, whole genome shotgun sequence genome and encodes:
- the LOC112899938 gene encoding BAG family molecular chaperone regulator 1-like; protein product: MASVMHRSSSDGGSSSGWSDAAAAVSAAAEDRAGWEVRPSGMVVQAREDGAPPRPPPPEIRVRVKYGGARHEVPVSPIATFWQLKKLLASRTGLQPADQQLTYKGRARGNTEYLDACGVKNKSKLVLAEDPASLERRYIERQKNAKIESANRAIGAIALEVDKLADQVTSIEKSISRGNKVAEVQITTLIELLMRHAVKLESIPAVGDSSSQRNIQAKRVQKCVETLDVLKVSNARLQAVVVTTKWETFEAPATTQWELFD